In Strigops habroptila isolate Jane chromosome 2, bStrHab1.2.pri, whole genome shotgun sequence, one genomic interval encodes:
- the RRP1B gene encoding ribosomal RNA processing protein 1 homolog B yields the protein MWVTPSDGARRGSARRGRDGPGRDGPGQRQGQAMAPAAVQPPEIQFAQRLAANEKRIRDRALKKLRGYISVRTQRPAGGFSQEELLKIWKGLFYCMWMQDKPLLQEELANNISQLIHAIENTETRHLFIQTFWQTMNREWNGIDSLRLDKYYMLMRKILRQSFEVLKRKEWDESLIELFLQLQMKEIMDPDSNSPTGIKLHFIDIYLDELAKVGAKELTADQNLKFIEPFCKIAAKSKDRCMLHAIATGIFEIIVDQSPYAIEDLMKELDNNSDEEDVSEEDKQENEEVLETKADRCLSRKSAQSSEKTENVHENTDGGIGTVLQFDYKAVADKLFEWASKKNTPSLNRKRLYKLVKKFQDLAEGIFPQDIPEDVSTDEDDDEFSRRRRKKKAVKSWKENKMEKVKENEQEMSSVKEAPAPQKKRKKRKKRDSLSADSGTADGNCEEGVAETSESNVCSQGKVPENNKERKKKKLLVNEANETTNVATDTRENHSISAQNSLTDSEQSKKSQLKKMNPKVQNVPVKPACQNGPANASEAEVVSPPVTLLVPKVVKKKQKAEAVFANRDTLLQQNNMKSNKEGLLGSLSGGADSEFVPARKVKLKTKTKLVGLEGMKVSNQKAATLKKKRKVKDVLNSVEANGVLETAFKKSRQGESSVALSSLKKKKAKPGSDFVKFEKTTLPKAVFLRKARSAISSTRAPMQLNKLQSSSSKRVTFGLNKNMTAEFKKTDKSILVSPEGPSRVAFNPEQKPRHGVLKSPAGTPAGEPQMKKPFTVSAKKRPTAMNFF from the exons ATGTGGGTGACGCCATCAGACGGCGCCCGGCGCGGCTCTGCACGGCGCGGCCGGGACGGGCCCGGGCGGGACGGTCCGGGGCAGAGGCAGGGGCAGGCCATGGCTCCCGCCGCCGTGCAGCCGCCCGAGATCCAGTTCGCGCAGCGGCTGGCCGCAAACGAGAAGCGCATCCGGGACCGCGCCCTGAAGAAGCTGCGGGGATACATCAGCGTCCGGACCCAGCGCCCGGCCG GTGGCTTCAGCCAGGAAGAACTGCTAAAAATATGGAAGGGCCTGTTCTATTGTATGTGGATGCAGGATAAACCTCTGCTACAG GAGGAACTTGCAAACAATATCTCGCAGCTTATCCACGCGATTGAGAATACAGAGACTC GACACCTGTTCATTCAGACATTTTGGCAAACTATGAACCGCGAATGGAATGGGATAGACAGTCTGCGTCTTGATAAGTACTATATG CTAATGCGTAAGATTTTGAGGCAATCCTTTGAagtgctgaaaagaaaagaatgggaTGAAAG tcTAATTGAACTATTCCTGCAGctacaaatgaaagaaattatggACCCAGACAGCAATTCTCCCACTGGGATAAAGTTACATTTCATTGATATCTATCTGGATGAATTGGCTAAAGTTGGTGCAAAGGAG CTCACAGCTGACCAGAATCTCAAGTTCATTGAACCTTTCTGCAAAATTGCTGCTAAATCAAAGGA TCGATGTATGCTGCATGCCATAGCCACTGGTATCTTTGAGATCATTGTGGATCAGTCCCCCTATGCCATCGAGGACCTGATGAAAGAACTGGATAACAACAGTGATGAGGAGGATGTGTCTGAAGAagacaaacaggaaaatgaagaggtGCTTGAAACCAAAG cAGACAGGTGCTTGTCAAGAAAATCAGCGCAGAGCTCTGAAAAAACAGAGAATGTTCATGAAAATACTGATGGTGGTATTGGGACTGTTCTTCAG TTTGATTACAAAGCTGTTGCTGACAAACTCTTTGAATGGgcaagcaagaaaaatacaCCTTCCCTTAACAGAAAGCGTCTGTACAAGCTGGTCAAAAA GTTCCAGGACTTAGCAGAAG GAATCTTCCCTCAAGATATTCCTGAAGATGTTTCTACCGATGAAGACGATGATGAATTCAGCAGGAGAAGGCgaaagaaaaaagctgtcaagtcttggaaggaaaacaagatggaaaaagtaaaag AGAATGAACAAGAGATGTCAAGTGTGAAGGAAGCACCAGCTCCccagaagaagaggaaaaaaaggaagaagagggacaGCCTAAGTGCTGATTCTGGAACAGCTGATGGAAATTGTGAGGAGGGAGTAGCTGAAACATCTGAATCTAATGTCTGTAGCCAGGGAAAAGTGCCAGAAAAtaacaaggaaaggaagaaaaagaaattgctagTAAATGAGGCAAATGAGACCACAAATGTAGCAACTGACACCAGAGAAAATCATAGTATCTCGGCACAGAACAGTCTGACTGACTCAGAACAGAGTAAAAAGAGTCAGTTGAAGAAAATGAATCCAAAAGTGCAAAATGTTCCTGTAAAACCAGCGTGTCAGAATGGACCAGCTAATGCCAGTGAGGCAGAGGTTGTCAGCCCACCTGTCACACTGTTAGTTCCTAAGgttgtgaaaaagaaacagaaagctgagGCTGTCTTCGCGAATAGGGATACCCTTTTGCAACAAAACAACATGAAATCCAACAAGGAGGGCTTGCTGGGGAGCCTCTCAGGAGGTGCAGACTCTGAATTTGTACCTGCCAGAAAGGTCAAATTGAAGACAAAGACAAAGTTAGTTGGTTTGGAAGGAATGAAAGTTTCCAACCAGAAAGCAGCAAccttgaaaaagaagagaaaagtaaaagatgTCCTAAACTCTGTTGAAGCCAATGGAGTTCTGGAGACTGCATTCAAGAAAAGCAGGCAAGGG GAAAGCAGTGTTGCTCTCtcatcattaaagaaaaagaaggcaaaaccaGGAAGTGATTTTGtaaaatttgaaaaaacaaCGTTGCCAAAGGCAGTATTCCTCAGGAAAGCGAGAAGCGCCATCTCTTCCACCAGGGCACCCATGCAG cTGAACAAACTGCAGTCGTCCAGCTCCAAAAGAGTCACGTTTGGCTTGAATAAAAACATGACTGCTG aatttaaaaagacTGACAAAAGCATATTAGTGAGCCCAGAAGGACCCTCCCGTGTGGCTTTCAATCCTGAACAGAAACCCCGTCATGGGGTGCTGAAGTCACCCGCAGGCACTCCAGCAGGAGAGCCTCAAATGAAGAAACCATTTACTGTATCAGCTAAGAAAAGACCAACTGCTATGAACTTCTTTTAA